In the Methanobrevibacter boviskoreani JH1 genome, one interval contains:
- a CDS encoding ParA family protein codes for MGEIIAIMNQKGGCGKTTTVVNLATSLAVMGRAVLIVDMDPQANATTSFGIDKTKLDYTIYSAISGEVSIKKATFPTFIQNLFIVPSNISLSGVGVELSKLDNYHIILKNILDEIKDLFDYILIDLPPSLGVITINGLVASDSVIIPIQAEYYALEGVADLINTINLVETRLRSPTPIKGILLTLYDTRTRLSRDVFRELKKYFDGKEHLFKTVIPRNIKLAEAPSHGKPCIIYDQESNGTTAYLKLAQEILDMEEDD; via the coding sequence ATGGGAGAAATAATTGCTATAATGAATCAAAAAGGCGGTTGTGGTAAAACTACTACTGTTGTAAATCTTGCAACTTCTTTAGCAGTTATGGGAAGAGCTGTTCTCATTGTAGATATGGATCCTCAAGCAAATGCAACTACTAGTTTTGGAATTGATAAAACAAAACTTGATTACACCATATATTCTGCAATTAGTGGAGAGGTTTCAATTAAAAAGGCAACCTTTCCAACTTTTATTCAAAATCTATTCATTGTACCAAGTAATATCTCTTTAAGTGGTGTAGGAGTAGAATTAAGTAAACTAGATAATTATCATATAATTCTTAAAAATATTTTAGATGAAATTAAAGATTTATTTGATTATATCTTAATAGACCTACCTCCATCTTTAGGTGTTATTACAATTAATGGATTAGTTGCATCTGATAGTGTAATCATTCCTATTCAAGCAGAATATTATGCTTTAGAAGGAGTAGCAGATTTAATTAATACAATTAATCTAGTTGAAACTAGATTAAGAAGTCCAACCCCTATAAAAGGAATTTTATTAACTTTATATGATACTAGGACTAGACTTAGTAGGGATGTCTTCAGAGAATTAAAGAAATATTTCGATGGAAAGGAACATTTGTTTAAAACTGTTATTCCTAGAAATATTAAATTAGCTGAAGCTCCTAGTCATGGTAAACCTTGTATAATTTATGATCAAGAAAGTAATGGAACTACCGCTTATTTAAAATTAGCTCAAGAAATTTTAGATATGGAAGAAGATGATTAA
- a CDS encoding winged helix-turn-helix domain-containing protein codes for MTEVTAGVEYKINLDGKTFLLDEKKFNLLKNINTTNSITKAAKLTDVSYRTALNYIDKIEKGLDIAIVSTNKGGKGGGGSTTLTDEGKMILKECKKINAIMELHRDVNEIEATVLEIDEPKGVMKIQMKNTELTIPLHEEYKVGDKILALISYDNIFIMLEPQESSIRNVLKGKIIEMKLENEMIRLKVDVDGIEICADITVSASNDLKLTIGKEVYIGFKAVSIATLKL; via the coding sequence ATGACAGAAGTAACAGCCGGAGTAGAATATAAGATAAACCTAGATGGTAAAACATTTTTACTAGATGAAAAGAAATTTAATCTTTTAAAAAATATTAATACCACTAATTCCATCACAAAAGCTGCAAAGCTTACAGATGTATCTTACAGAACCGCATTAAATTATATTGATAAGATTGAAAAAGGTTTAGACATAGCAATTGTAAGCACTAATAAAGGTGGAAAAGGTGGTGGAGGTAGTACCACCTTAACCGATGAAGGTAAAATGATTCTAAAAGAATGTAAAAAAATCAATGCCATTATGGAACTTCATCGTGATGTAAATGAAATCGAGGCTACTGTTCTTGAAATAGATGAACCTAAAGGTGTAATGAAAATACAAATGAAAAATACTGAGTTAACCATTCCTTTACATGAGGAATATAAAGTAGGAGATAAGATTCTTGCTTTAATCAGTTATGACAATATTTTTATTATGTTAGAACCTCAAGAATCTAGTATTCGTAATGTTTTAAAAGGTAAAATCATTGAAATGAAATTGGAAAATGAGATGATTAGACTTAAAGTAGATGTAGATGGAATTGAAATCTGTGCAGATATTACAGTTTCCGCATCTAACGATTTAAAATTAACCATTGGAAAAGAAGTATATATTGGATTTAAAGCTGTTTCTATTGCAACTTTAAAATTATAA
- a CDS encoding radical SAM protein, producing the protein MDSLKKTQVLSDSAQFDLCDYVNHQKSSQHNLPGIYPATGSNGCTIPLFKTLMTNKCKNDCKYCINQCQRDFTRIELSPDEIAKVFLKYYTEGYVNGLFLSSGVSDTIDNTMDRLIETCSILRKRYGYQDYIHLKIIPGASKDDIKRSMKLADRVSINIEAASADGLSQMSSTKDYNKDILKRLSWIDSIRKRDRRLCPSGPTTQMIVGANDETDSEILKRMEKIYKKTNLKRSYFSGFQPLEGTEFENKTECDLKRTGQLYHADSLLNDYHFKTKELIFDGNGNLSLNEDPKILAAKNMNIFPLEVNNANYHDLIRVPGIGIKSARKIMDIRKNKPFEEIEDLKKLGVVTSRAEPYIKLKGNYQSALDKY; encoded by the coding sequence ATGGATAGTCTTAAAAAAACACAGGTTCTAAGTGACAGTGCACAGTTTGATTTATGTGATTATGTAAATCATCAAAAAAGCTCACAACATAACCTTCCAGGGATATATCCTGCAACAGGATCAAATGGATGTACTATTCCACTTTTTAAAACATTAATGACTAACAAGTGTAAAAATGATTGTAAGTATTGCATAAATCAATGCCAAAGAGACTTTACAAGAATAGAACTTAGTCCTGATGAAATAGCAAAGGTATTCCTAAAATATTATACGGAAGGTTATGTGAACGGTCTGTTTCTAAGTAGCGGAGTTAGTGACACCATTGACAATACAATGGACAGACTTATAGAAACCTGTTCCATATTAAGAAAGAGATATGGATACCAGGATTACATTCACCTAAAAATCATTCCAGGTGCCTCTAAAGATGACATTAAAAGATCCATGAAGCTTGCAGATAGGGTAAGCATTAATATTGAAGCCGCATCTGCAGACGGTCTATCCCAGATGTCATCTACAAAGGATTACAATAAGGACATATTAAAAAGGTTAAGCTGGATTGATTCAATTCGAAAAAGGGACAGGAGATTATGTCCCTCAGGACCTACAACCCAGATGATTGTAGGTGCTAATGATGAGACAGACAGCGAAATCCTAAAGAGAATGGAGAAGATCTATAAAAAAACAAATCTGAAAAGAAGTTATTTCTCAGGATTTCAACCATTAGAAGGAACCGAATTTGAAAATAAAACAGAATGTGATCTTAAAAGAACAGGACAATTATACCATGCCGATTCATTACTAAACGATTATCATTTTAAAACTAAAGAATTGATATTTGATGGTAATGGAAATTTATCCTTAAATGAGGATCCTAAAATTTTAGCTGCAAAGAATATGAACATATTCCCATTAGAGGTAAACAATGCAAACTACCATGATTTAATTAGGGTTCCTGGAATAGGGATTAAGTCTGCAAGAAAAATTATGGATATACGTAAAAACAAACCTTTTGAAGAAATTGAGGATTTAAAGAAATTAGGTGTTGTTACCTCAAGAGCAGAACCTTATATTAAATTAAAAGGTAACTATCAAAGTGCTTTAGATAAATATTAA
- the hisB gene encoding imidazoleglycerol-phosphate dehydratase HisB: MERKAKISRKTSETDITLEINIDGEGNYNIDTGIHFLNHMLESFSRHSFIDLNIKAKGDIEVDDHHTVEDVGIVLGEAFLEAIGDKKGIKRMSDGIVPMDDSIALVAIDISGRSYCNLDVQFKNDKIGDITSDNIIHFFESFANSAKLNFYGKAKGSNDHHKAEALFKAFAKTLKEASKIEHDKIPSTKGVL; the protein is encoded by the coding sequence ATGGAGAGAAAAGCTAAAATTTCAAGAAAAACATCTGAGACAGATATTACACTTGAAATAAATATTGATGGAGAAGGTAACTATAATATTGATACGGGAATCCACTTCTTAAATCACATGTTAGAATCATTTTCACGTCATAGTTTTATTGATTTGAATATTAAAGCTAAAGGGGATATTGAAGTAGATGATCATCACACTGTAGAAGATGTTGGAATTGTATTAGGTGAGGCTTTTCTAGAGGCCATAGGTGATAAAAAAGGTATTAAAAGAATGTCTGACGGAATAGTACCTATGGATGATTCAATAGCTCTAGTTGCAATAGACATTAGTGGACGTAGTTATTGTAACTTAGATGTTCAATTCAAAAATGATAAAATAGGAGATATCACAAGCGACAATATCATACATTTCTTTGAATCATTTGCAAATTCAGCGAAATTAAACTTCTATGGAAAGGCCAAAGGTTCAAATGATCATCATAAAGCCGAAGCCCTCTTTAAAGCATTTGCAAAAACTCTTAAAGAAGCATCAAAAATAGAACACGATAAGATTCCAAGTACAAAAGGAGTTTTATAA
- a CDS encoding flippase, translated as MADSKLARGSFFILIGNVIFRIGGYLYRFLMATLLGPAMYGILGLTLPFQGIFQILAAGGLPPAIAKYVAEYNATDQKNLARQTILTSLKIMIILGLVMGFLMIFLIAPWLANDIFHNPNALLPLEAVGLITPFSVIVGAFRGAFQAVYKMEYIVATRAVEQIFMILCATAFVLIGLQAFGAVLGSVVGFFASSISGVYIYKKYMGEYIQKTEDPNWVFTKKDELKLAKQLVLFSIPVTITAIAEMVIFSISTLIMGVFLSDSLIGYYTAADPIARLPLIVSTSIATTILPAASAAYSTKNKKQLDNYVFKSYEYSLLLTAPLCIFTAIFSKSIMRIVYFTNPAYTSGALALSILVLGMTFYSIYAVSNSIIQGIGYPRISMYILLCGSGLNAILNWFLIQEYGIAGGALATTLATFILMIPTVYITFRVTKAKIQHGKIMKVIFASLIMGLAILFIPNNPYGLVLGIVVSPIVYILALVILKIFETEDIEQMKNLQNKLGPLKGVYLKIVRFIEENGISKN; from the coding sequence ATGGCGGATTCTAAGTTAGCTAGAGGTAGTTTCTTTATATTAATCGGTAATGTAATATTTCGTATAGGAGGATACCTCTATCGTTTTTTAATGGCTACATTATTAGGACCTGCAATGTATGGTATTCTAGGTTTAACACTTCCATTTCAAGGAATATTCCAGATACTTGCTGCAGGAGGTCTTCCACCTGCAATTGCCAAATATGTTGCAGAGTATAATGCCACAGACCAAAAGAATCTTGCAAGACAGACCATTCTAACATCCCTAAAGATAATGATTATTTTAGGACTGGTTATGGGATTTCTGATGATATTCCTAATAGCACCATGGCTTGCAAACGATATTTTCCATAACCCCAATGCATTATTACCTTTAGAGGCTGTTGGTTTAATCACTCCTTTTAGTGTAATTGTTGGAGCGTTTAGAGGCGCATTCCAGGCAGTTTATAAAATGGAATACATCGTTGCAACAAGGGCTGTGGAACAAATATTCATGATTTTATGTGCAACAGCTTTTGTACTTATTGGACTTCAAGCATTTGGTGCGGTTTTAGGTTCAGTAGTAGGATTCTTTGCAAGTTCAATATCCGGAGTATATATCTATAAAAAATATATGGGAGAATATATACAGAAAACAGAGGATCCGAACTGGGTATTTACTAAAAAAGATGAGCTTAAACTTGCAAAACAGTTGGTTCTATTTTCAATTCCTGTAACCATTACCGCAATAGCTGAAATGGTTATATTCAGTATATCCACATTGATTATGGGTGTTTTCTTATCTGACTCATTAATCGGTTATTATACTGCAGCAGATCCGATTGCAAGATTGCCTTTAATCGTATCCACCTCAATTGCAACTACAATACTACCTGCAGCATCTGCAGCATATAGTACCAAAAACAAGAAACAGTTAGATAATTATGTATTCAAATCATATGAATACTCCTTGCTTCTAACAGCTCCACTGTGTATATTTACAGCAATATTTTCAAAGTCCATTATGAGAATTGTATACTTTACAAATCCAGCATACACCTCCGGGGCACTGGCTTTATCCATACTTGTACTTGGTATGACCTTTTATTCCATATATGCAGTTTCAAACAGTATAATTCAGGGAATAGGATATCCTAGAATCTCAATGTATATTCTATTATGTGGATCTGGATTAAATGCAATATTAAATTGGTTTTTAATACAAGAATATGGTATAGCTGGAGGGGCATTAGCTACAACTCTTGCAACATTTATATTAATGATTCCGACAGTTTATATAACATTTAGAGTCACAAAAGCCAAAATTCAACATGGAAAAATAATGAAGGTAATTTTTGCGTCTTTAATCATGGGATTAGCAATTCTATTTATTCCGAATAATCCATATGGTTTAGTACTTGGAATAGTTGTAAGTCCTATAGTCTATATACTGGCTTTAGTAATTCTTAAAATATTTGAAACAGAGGATATTGAACAAATGAAAAATCTGCAAAATAAATTAGGTCCCCTTAAAGGAGTTTATCTAAAAATCGTTAGATTTATTGAAGAGAATGGAATAAGCAAGAACTAA
- the cfbB gene encoding Ni-sirohydrochlorin a,c-diamide synthase, producing MNIVLSGTGSAVGKTTIATGIMGALSKEHKIQPFKVGPDFIDPSYHTLATGNYSRNLDSFFMNDYQINHCYKRALDISNSKIGIIEGVRGLYEGIGPIGDVGNTASIAKSLNAPIVLIIDSRSLVKSASALVLGFKQLDPELNIQGVILNKVKGKKHYLKTKEGIETLTDTKVIGGIPRNEDIEVMQRHLGLVPALEKDNIRNNINKWVETVEEYIDLDALLEIMGDYSSDSNKSIKQRSKPSIPYGEPFRKEDSNELWKAGNKQPIKIAVARDEVFSFYYQENLEALEDNGAKIIEFSPFKDEELPDADGLYVGGGYPELFIKELEENSSMRQSIYNFYNDGGKIYGECGGLIYLSKSIDGKKMCNILPYTSQMNKRVQGLSYTIAESKEDNVIAKKGELIRGHEFHYTSINTDDSTRFGLDVKRGRGITGSEDGILQDNILASYIHVHACSHPNFAYNFTQYINEH from the coding sequence ATGAATATAGTATTATCTGGAACCGGTAGTGCAGTTGGAAAAACTACCATTGCAACAGGGATTATGGGTGCTTTATCAAAGGAACATAAGATTCAGCCTTTTAAGGTAGGTCCTGATTTTATAGACCCCTCATATCATACACTTGCAACTGGAAACTATTCAAGAAATCTTGACTCTTTCTTTATGAATGATTATCAGATTAATCATTGTTATAAAAGGGCATTGGATATTTCCAATTCTAAAATTGGTATTATTGAGGGAGTAAGAGGTTTATATGAAGGTATAGGTCCTATAGGGGATGTGGGAAATACTGCATCTATTGCTAAATCTTTAAATGCGCCTATTGTTTTGATTATAGATTCTAGAAGTTTGGTTAAAAGTGCCTCTGCTCTAGTTTTAGGTTTTAAGCAATTAGACCCTGAACTTAATATTCAAGGGGTAATATTAAACAAGGTTAAGGGTAAAAAACACTATCTTAAAACTAAAGAGGGTATTGAGACATTAACTGACACTAAGGTTATTGGCGGTATCCCTAGAAACGAGGATATTGAGGTAATGCAACGCCATCTAGGTCTGGTTCCAGCTTTGGAAAAGGATAACATTAGGAACAATATTAATAAATGGGTGGAAACCGTAGAGGAATATATTGATTTAGACGCTTTGTTGGAAATCATGGGGGACTATTCCTCTGATTCAAATAAATCTATTAAACAACGGTCTAAACCTTCAATACCTTATGGGGAACCTTTTAGAAAGGAAGATTCAAATGAACTTTGGAAGGCTGGGAATAAACAACCTATAAAAATCGCAGTTGCCCGTGATGAGGTATTTTCTTTCTATTATCAAGAGAATTTGGAGGCTTTAGAAGATAATGGAGCTAAAATTATAGAGTTCAGTCCTTTTAAGGATGAGGAATTGCCTGATGCCGACGGTTTATATGTAGGTGGAGGATATCCTGAATTGTTTATTAAGGAACTTGAGGAAAACTCATCTATGAGACAATCCATATATAACTTCTACAATGACGGTGGCAAAATCTATGGGGAATGTGGAGGCTTAATCTATCTTTCAAAATCAATAGACGGCAAGAAAATGTGTAACATTCTACCATATACCTCACAGATGAATAAAAGAGTCCAGGGATTGTCCTATACCATAGCAGAATCCAAGGAAGATAATGTCATTGCTAAAAAGGGAGAGCTTATTAGAGGTCATGAATTCCATTATACCTCAATAAATACTGATGACAGTACCAGATTCGGATTAGACGTTAAAAGGGGTCGTGGAATTACAGGCTCTGAAGATGGAATCCTACAGGATAATATCTTAGCAAGCTACATTCATGTCCATGCCTGCTCCCATCCGAATTTCGCATATAACTTTACCCAGTATATTAATGAACACTAA
- a CDS encoding F420-dependent methylenetetrahydromethanopterin dehydrogenase produces the protein MVVKIGIVKSGNIGASPVLELLLDERADRPNIDVRVFTSGAKMNPEQVEDVVPKVKDFDPDFVMFSSPNPTAPGPAKARELLSEMDVPAFIIGDAPGKRAKDEMDEQGIGYIIVEADSMIGARREWLDPTEMSVFNSDLIKVLACTGAYRLIQNTIDGVIAQADAGEEIELPKLVINAQKAVDAAGFTSPYAKAKAYAAYEMCAKVADLDMKGCFMMKNYEEFLPVVAAAHEMASAAAQLATEAREIEKANDTVLRTPHMSDGSTGKKVNLISKPE, from the coding sequence ATGGTTGTAAAAATTGGAATTGTAAAAAGTGGAAATATTGGTGCTTCACCAGTATTAGAATTATTATTAGATGAAAGAGCAGACAGACCTAACATTGATGTTAGAGTATTTACTTCTGGTGCTAAAATGAACCCAGAACAAGTAGAAGATGTAGTACCAAAAGTCAAAGATTTCGATCCTGACTTTGTAATGTTCTCAAGTCCTAACCCAACCGCACCAGGTCCTGCAAAAGCAAGAGAACTCTTATCCGAAATGGATGTTCCTGCATTCATCATTGGTGATGCTCCAGGAAAACGTGCTAAAGACGAAATGGATGAACAAGGTATTGGTTACATCATTGTTGAAGCTGATTCAATGATTGGTGCAAGAAGAGAATGGTTAGACCCTACTGAAATGTCCGTATTCAACTCAGATCTTATTAAAGTATTAGCATGTACTGGTGCTTACAGATTAATCCAAAACACTATCGACGGAGTAATCGCACAAGCTGATGCTGGAGAAGAAATTGAATTACCAAAACTTGTTATTAATGCTCAAAAAGCTGTAGATGCAGCTGGATTTACCAGTCCATATGCAAAAGCAAAAGCATATGCTGCATATGAAATGTGTGCTAAAGTAGCAGACCTTGATATGAAAGGTTGTTTCATGATGAAAAACTATGAAGAATTCTTACCTGTAGTAGCTGCTGCACACGAAATGGCTTCTGCTGCTGCTCAATTAGCTACTGAAGCAAGAGAAATTGAAAAAGCAAATGATACTGTATTAAGAACCCCACACATGAGTGACGGTTCCACAGGTAAAAAAGTTAACTTAATTTCAAAACCAGAATAA
- a CDS encoding glycosyltransferase family protein, whose product MVDSKNSKDISKKYNKNNSVESLLSEIGMDADEFKKEFGVSVDEFDDDIGESVYQLLDELDLLDEEYKDNQVERANTSGFSLNSNKVEDFNLEDADEDSDDEYHSQIKKIERQIQDNLNDEESISGGIKTVRDFFEENKYVSQNDNDIDEVRTIAFACEIAPAKTIIPVIKLLKKLESEGKLHWKTTRIIGLAHGKGVDELLNQYCDVVYYIGQGRSANQSDSGRFQLASLILRDIYKATRAMIGEQIDLLVTCGNAGDVRKSISAAKLLRTPVLHIEQDIYNPIEIISQANLITVPSKDYEYYLKIQYGLRNVVNIGGYPMAAYVDNEIKNNKLVSKEEITEKYGFEHYILVLLGGDLKKEDLTDLIPLIDGFDYPTLIAPYRFDKGYVEDLSKSSKVKILDNYVDILSLTNSADALIYGAGMGMTIEAGVLKVPSVKIYGYHVFHSSINLAKELNIPIVQIWDIPRALRKLYPPTGDIVKDGQEAIYNIVRLINNFDYSLKKGNIRSTFKIWRARSKFRKSHK is encoded by the coding sequence ATGGTAGATTCCAAGAATTCAAAAGATATATCTAAAAAATACAATAAAAATAATTCAGTTGAATCATTATTATCTGAGATAGGAATGGATGCTGATGAGTTTAAAAAAGAGTTTGGAGTATCTGTTGATGAATTTGATGATGATATAGGCGAGTCAGTATATCAATTGTTGGATGAGCTGGATCTTTTAGATGAGGAGTATAAGGACAATCAAGTGGAACGTGCTAATACATCTGGTTTCAGTTTAAACTCAAATAAAGTGGAAGACTTTAATCTTGAGGATGCCGATGAGGATTCAGATGATGAGTATCACTCACAGATTAAAAAAATTGAAAGACAAATTCAGGATAACCTAAATGATGAGGAATCTATCTCAGGCGGAATCAAAACCGTCCGTGACTTTTTTGAAGAGAATAAATATGTAAGTCAAAATGATAACGATATTGATGAGGTAAGAACCATTGCATTCGCATGTGAGATAGCACCTGCAAAAACCATTATTCCCGTAATTAAACTCTTAAAAAAATTGGAAAGTGAAGGTAAATTACATTGGAAAACCACAAGAATTATAGGACTTGCTCATGGTAAAGGTGTTGATGAGTTACTTAATCAATACTGTGATGTAGTATATTATATAGGTCAAGGTAGAAGTGCCAACCAATCAGATTCTGGAAGATTCCAGTTAGCTAGTTTGATTTTAAGGGACATCTATAAAGCAACCAGGGCCATGATTGGAGAGCAAATAGATTTACTTGTAACCTGTGGTAATGCAGGGGATGTCAGAAAATCAATTTCCGCCGCAAAATTACTTAGAACGCCTGTCCTACATATTGAGCAGGATATCTACAATCCAATTGAAATCATATCCCAGGCTAATTTAATCACTGTTCCATCAAAGGATTATGAATACTATCTTAAAATACAGTATGGTCTTAGGAATGTAGTTAACATTGGTGGATATCCAATGGCAGCATATGTTGATAACGAGATTAAAAATAACAAACTAGTTTCTAAAGAAGAAATTACAGAAAAATATGGATTTGAACATTATATTCTAGTTTTATTAGGTGGGGACCTTAAAAAGGAAGATTTAACTGATTTGATTCCACTTATTGATGGCTTTGACTATCCAACATTAATCGCCCCTTACAGATTTGATAAGGGATATGTTGAAGATTTATCAAAGTCTAGTAAGGTTAAGATTCTGGATAACTATGTGGATATTCTAAGTTTAACAAACTCTGCAGATGCTTTAATCTATGGTGCAGGTATGGGAATGACAATAGAGGCCGGTGTATTAAAGGTTCCTTCTGTAAAGATTTATGGTTATCATGTATTCCATAGTAGTATAAATCTGGCTAAGGAATTGAACATTCCAATCGTTCAGATATGGGATATTCCAAGGGCTTTAAGAAAACTCTATCCTCCAACAGGAGACATTGTTAAGGATGGGCAGGAGGCTATCTATAACATTGTAAGATTGATTAATAATTTTGATTACTCCCTTAAGAAAGGTAATATTAGAAGTACATTCAAGATATGGAGAGCAAGATCTAAATTTAGAAAAAGCCATAAATAA
- a CDS encoding flavodoxin family protein — translation MSRKEKLILGICGSPREESTDYLVKYALKALEDEGFRTAFTSVSGKRIAPCYHCDYCIEHKKCINEDDMYPVYELLKEADGIIIGSPMHNGGISAQTKCIMDRTRALEAIDYDILRGKIGMSITVGGDRVGGQELAIQEINTYYILHGIIPVSGGPFGSNLGPCFWSKDSLEEVKKDRYGFEALDRTLNQFIKFVDKYIQ, via the coding sequence ATGTCAAGAAAGGAGAAATTAATACTAGGTATTTGTGGAAGTCCAAGGGAGGAATCTACAGATTACCTAGTAAAATATGCACTAAAAGCCTTAGAGGATGAGGGTTTTAGAACTGCTTTTACAAGTGTAAGTGGTAAGAGAATAGCTCCATGCTACCACTGCGATTATTGTATTGAACACAAGAAATGTATTAATGAGGATGATATGTATCCTGTATATGAGCTTCTTAAAGAGGCCGACGGAATTATCATTGGATCTCCTATGCATAATGGAGGAATCAGTGCTCAGACCAAATGTATCATGGATAGAACCAGAGCCTTAGAGGCAATAGATTATGATATTCTAAGAGGCAAAATTGGTATGAGCATAACCGTAGGTGGTGACCGTGTTGGTGGTCAGGAACTTGCAATTCAGGAAATAAATACCTACTATATATTACATGGAATCATTCCAGTAAGTGGCGGTCCATTTGGCTCCAATTTAGGTCCATGTTTCTGGTCCAAGGATAGTCTTGAAGAGGTCAAAAAGGACAGATACGGATTTGAGGCATTAGATAGAACTTTAAATCAATTTATAAAATTTGTAGATAAGTATATACAATAA
- a CDS encoding oligosaccharide repeat unit polymerase family protein: MRYREIDWFNPYILILLLILFVLISLPIHFKSRPLLPFPSGQLFLYILIGMIFLSLGIESSIYILKKSKTLKNIKKRSSDVYSKDDNTKNLTDYRISLKELPLFGNYLRIESVLIVLILFSLVLQLINFYNLGGIPLFSGYLKSKAATRIWFLSFMLFLPSINILLSKYNRKTHYVLLFLGLLCFALTGYRTTPIAILLSSFITIFYTRNISRKTKILFVALIIVLLLAIGFIAVRSIEWQHWTLNPLELISYRAAFTLNVLDRITYHQAITGGNLLYSTLTGYFTSTDPRVLVGEAVLLKHHSITSTIFGPVLLDFGAIGMIIQMFLMGFVLGTLHILQKYNHGVCTAFYSIILAQSIIWLETGPTDLIVFIFYIIGILLIVYNLNIIHKQNN; this comes from the coding sequence ATGAGATATAGAGAAATAGATTGGTTCAATCCTTACATTTTAATACTGTTATTAATATTGTTTGTTTTAATATCCTTACCAATCCATTTTAAATCAAGGCCTCTTCTTCCATTTCCCTCAGGTCAATTATTTTTATATATTCTAATAGGCATGATTTTTCTATCATTAGGTATAGAATCCTCAATTTATATTCTTAAAAAATCAAAAACATTAAAAAATATTAAAAAACGATCAAGTGATGTATATTCTAAGGATGACAATACCAAAAATTTAACTGATTATAGAATATCTTTAAAAGAGCTTCCATTATTTGGAAATTATTTAAGAATTGAATCAGTTCTTATTGTACTAATTCTTTTTAGCCTGGTCTTACAGTTGATCAATTTTTATAATTTAGGAGGTATACCATTATTCAGCGGATACCTTAAAAGTAAAGCTGCAACCAGGATTTGGTTCTTATCTTTTATGTTATTTCTACCTTCCATTAACATTTTACTTTCAAAATACAATAGGAAAACTCATTATGTCCTATTGTTCTTGGGACTTCTATGTTTTGCCCTAACAGGTTATAGGACAACTCCTATTGCAATATTACTCTCAAGCTTCATAACAATATTCTATACCCGCAATATTTCAAGAAAAACCAAGATATTATTTGTTGCATTGATAATTGTTTTACTTTTGGCCATCGGTTTTATTGCCGTTAGATCAATAGAATGGCAGCATTGGACATTAAATCCCCTGGAGTTAATATCTTACAGGGCGGCCTTTACCCTAAATGTTCTGGATAGAATCACATATCACCAGGCCATTACCGGTGGAAATCTATTATACTCCACTTTAACAGGTTATTTCACCTCAACTGATCCACGTGTATTGGTAGGTGAGGCTGTTCTTTTAAAACATCATTCCATTACCTCCACCATATTTGGTCCTGTGCTATTGGACTTTGGTGCTATTGGAATGATTATCCAAATGTTTCTAATGGGTTTTGTCCTTGGAACACTACACATATTACAGAAATACAATCATGGGGTATGCACAGCTTTCTATTCAATCATATTGGCCCAAAGCATCATATGGTTGGAGACAGGTCCAACTGATTTAATAGTCTTCATATTCTATATAATCGGTATTTTATTGATTGTATATAACCTAAATATTATTCATAAACAAAACAATTAA
- a CDS encoding 4Fe-4S dicluster domain-containing protein — translation MFHIIHITVDENRCNGCGNCQEVCPKGRKIWKIDKIAHASNLQYCHVCMLCEMKCRRDAIRVHRSWLNE, via the coding sequence GTGTTCCATATTATACATATAACAGTAGATGAAAATAGATGCAACGGATGTGGAAACTGCCAAGAAGTTTGTCCAAAAGGTAGGAAAATTTGGAAAATAGATAAGATTGCGCATGCATCAAACTTACAATATTGTCATGTTTGTATGTTATGTGAAATGAAATGCCGCAGAGATGCTATTAGAGTTCATAGATCCTGGTTAAATGAATAG